Below is a window of Planktothrix tepida PCC 9214 DNA.
CAAAGGCTATTACCAAGATACCGGAGAAGATGCCTTAATTCTCTGGCGAGGGGATCTTCATCGTCCCCATTTTCCCCAAGTTCTCCATCAGTGGTATCAAGAGATTTGTTTGAGGTTATTGTAAAGAAATACGAAAAGCGGGCTAAATACCCGCTCCACAGTTTTGATCTATATTCATAGATATTGATCGATACTTGAAAATTGTAAATTTATACTGAGATTGTGTCTTTAGTGGCGGCTTTATTTTTGTTTTTATTGGCTTGCTTTTTCAAGACTGAACCAAACCCTAAAGCAGCGGCTGAACCTAAAATGGTCAGAGGTTCGGGAACGTCTTGCTGTCGTGTACCATCCAGTTTCAAGCTTCCTCCATTACCTACGGCTTGCATTCTGACATAAGGACTCATACCGGCGGTATCAAGCGTGAAATCGGATGCAAATGTTAAATTCAGAGTGGCTTTACTGAAGAAATTAGGGCCAGCAGATAAAGCACTTGAGCTTATAGCATCAGGGTTATAGATTCCGCCTTGAATCTGAGGGCTGTTCTCCCCGTTGTTAAGAGCGGCTGCTAGATAATCGAGGGTAATACCATTCGTTTTTTCATCATATAAAATGCTCCAAGGTAATGTGCTGTCGCTACTGCTACCAATGGTCTGAAGAGTACCTGAGCTATTATAAGCTTTTAGTGTCCAAGCTGTGATTGCTGGATCAGATAATCCTTTATTATTGAAGCCAAATCCAGTAATAGCGGGAGCATTATCACCAGTACCATCATTTAACTTGGTAGAAGAAGTATTCCACAAATCAACCGTAACATTTTGGGTTCCTAAGCCTGTAAAGTTCATCGTGGCTGAACCTGTTCCCCCATTATCGGTACCGGAGAAATCAAAAGTTAACGCTTGAGCGGGTAAGCTGGTTGCAACTGCAACACTGGCAGCCATAAAGAAAGAAGGAAGAATAGTATTGAATTTCATAGTTTATGTCTTTGAGTAGATGTAATTTTGTTCTATCTCTTTAAGAATATA
It encodes the following:
- a CDS encoding PEP-CTERM sorting domain-containing protein; this translates as MKFNTILPSFFMAASVAVATSLPAQALTFDFSGTDNGGTGSATMNFTGLGTQNVTVDLWNTSSTKLNDGTGDNAPAITGFGFNNKGLSDPAITAWTLKAYNSSGTLQTIGSSSDSTLPWSILYDEKTNGITLDYLAAALNNGENSPQIQGGIYNPDAISSSALSAGPNFFSKATLNLTFASDFTLDTAGMSPYVRMQAVGNGGSLKLDGTRQQDVPEPLTILGSAAALGFGSVLKKQANKNKNKAATKDTISV